In one window of Desulfuribacillus alkaliarsenatis DNA:
- a CDS encoding amidohydrolase family protein yields the protein MSNNCETLKAIKGNIIYPNTAKEISVFRNGCIVYGNDDSDNEIGVIKGVYEQLPKNLANILTTDYGDSLIIPGFIDLHTHAPQFMQRGIGIDQELIQWLKQYTFPSERMFIDTELAKDIYQKFIDALIRKGTTRASILATIHKESTDVLFKIAIDKGFAGLVGKTNMDQNCPDYLKENTQQSLYATEELIDRYSDHSSVQPIITPRFAPTCSKELLIGLGKLAQQYRTPVQSHLSENVDEVKWVKDIYPQHRSYGDIYDSYGLLGETPTMMAHCIYLDEYDIGLLAKRKVTAVHCPQANMNLASGLMPARKWQQLGITVGLGTDVGAGHELAMNKIMVQAIQNSKLIKSNQSLDYKPYTYKEAFYLGTKGNGQFFNALESYQQKNLKVGSLEEGYILDALIIDDENLGSTDISLEERLQRFLYIGDDRNIISRYINGNQIEL from the coding sequence ATGTCAAACAATTGTGAGACGCTTAAGGCGATAAAAGGAAACATAATATACCCTAATACCGCCAAAGAAATTAGTGTGTTTCGAAATGGCTGCATTGTTTATGGAAATGATGATAGTGATAATGAAATTGGTGTAATTAAAGGTGTATATGAGCAATTGCCTAAGAACTTAGCAAACATTTTAACTACGGATTACGGTGATTCATTGATAATCCCAGGGTTTATAGACCTGCATACCCACGCACCGCAATTTATGCAGAGGGGAATCGGTATAGATCAAGAATTGATTCAATGGCTAAAGCAGTACACTTTTCCAAGTGAGAGAATGTTTATCGACACGGAGCTTGCCAAAGATATCTACCAGAAATTTATTGATGCATTAATCAGAAAAGGCACTACAAGAGCCAGTATTCTAGCGACGATACATAAAGAAAGTACGGATGTTTTATTTAAGATAGCAATAGATAAAGGCTTTGCTGGGCTTGTAGGTAAGACGAATATGGACCAGAACTGCCCAGATTATTTAAAGGAGAATACCCAGCAGTCGTTGTATGCGACAGAAGAACTAATAGATAGGTATAGTGATCACAGCTCTGTACAGCCAATTATTACGCCGCGGTTTGCACCTACATGTTCAAAGGAGTTATTGATTGGCTTAGGTAAGCTTGCTCAGCAGTACAGGACACCAGTGCAATCCCATTTATCAGAGAATGTTGATGAGGTTAAATGGGTGAAGGATATCTACCCGCAGCATAGATCCTACGGAGATATATATGACTCCTATGGCTTATTAGGTGAGACACCAACGATGATGGCTCACTGTATCTATTTAGATGAATACGACATTGGGTTGCTAGCAAAGCGAAAAGTAACAGCAGTACACTGCCCACAGGCGAATATGAACCTGGCTAGTGGTCTAATGCCAGCAAGAAAATGGCAGCAGCTTGGAATCACAGTTGGTTTAGGAACTGATGTTGGAGCTGGTCATGAGCTAGCGATGAATAAAATTATGGTTCAAGCAATTCAGAACTCAAAACTTATAAAATCCAACCAAAGCCTTGATTATAAGCCATATACATACAAAGAAGCATTCTATTTAGGCACAAAAGGTAATGGACAATTCTTCAATGCATTAGAAAGCTACCAGCAAAAGAATTTAAAGGTTGGCAGTCTTGAAGAAGGATATATCTTAGATGCATTAATAATAGATGATGAAAACCTAGGTAGCACAGATATTTCGTTAGAAGAAAGGTTGCAGCGGTTTCTATATATTGGCGATGATAGAAATATAATTAGTCGCTATATAAACGGCAATCAAATTGAGCTATAA
- a CDS encoding TRAP transporter permease produces MVDKQDNQENQANRDNQGNLDNQENIKTIDKPIEFDVKGEQAEKAEKVLKEFDKSKNYRQEMHVAWKWIIAILAISLSVFQLYTAIFGTLPSNQQRGFHVAFALGLIFLLYPAGKRDEKRPWLSWVNTAILLGVVIYLYIKASISIEIAGVSALVLILFQLSKKYHIGKAGINVYDVLLATFGLSVGLYHFFFYESIISRVGMYNNIDFMIAAAGVLLVMEASRRVVGLPIVVVASAMLVYAYLGPYLPEFFQHRGYSVQRIISHSFLSMEGIFGIPISISATFIYLYILFGVILQRTGLEKFFSQLAMSMAGWMTGGPAKVGVLTSVFSGTITGSSVANTVGNGAFTIPMMKRAGYRGEYAAAVEAASSTGGQIMPPIMGSAAFLMIEFTGLPYSEILKAALIPALLFFTAQFIAVHYESKKNGIMGIARDLLPKFTTLMITKGYMLLPIAAIIFVLSSGQSPMKAALYGIYTAIGMNIVVMILAFILNKKQELDEKLTGAIVIRILIDSARTALPVIAACAAAGIIVGVITLTGLGLRIAGGIIELANHKLLLTMVFTMIASIILGMGLPTTANYVIVATMAAPALLAFDSVPVIAAHLFVFYFGIVADITPPVALAAYAGSGIAGSNPFKTSMYAVKIAIGAFIIPYMFVLSPMLLMQDVTAIGLITAVGTAIIGMFCISTSLTGYIDKYLTVFERIILAVAGLGLLYAHLITDLFGLLVFLGVITYQKLSVRKAKKLEANMKAESM; encoded by the coding sequence ATGGTTGACAAGCAAGATAATCAAGAAAATCAAGCAAATAGAGATAACCAAGGCAATCTAGATAACCAGGAAAATATTAAGACCATAGATAAGCCTATTGAATTTGATGTAAAGGGCGAGCAGGCGGAAAAGGCTGAGAAGGTCCTAAAAGAGTTTGATAAAAGTAAAAATTACCGACAAGAAATGCATGTAGCTTGGAAATGGATTATTGCAATTTTGGCGATATCATTAAGTGTATTTCAATTATATACTGCTATTTTTGGCACACTACCATCAAACCAACAGCGTGGATTTCATGTGGCCTTCGCATTAGGACTTATATTCTTATTATATCCTGCTGGTAAACGAGATGAAAAACGACCGTGGCTATCTTGGGTAAACACTGCAATTCTACTAGGGGTTGTAATATATTTATATATTAAAGCAAGCATTAGTATAGAAATTGCTGGTGTATCAGCATTGGTATTAATTTTGTTCCAGCTTTCTAAAAAGTACCATATAGGAAAAGCAGGGATAAACGTATATGATGTACTATTAGCAACATTTGGACTTTCCGTTGGTTTGTATCATTTCTTTTTCTATGAAAGCATTATTAGTAGGGTAGGTATGTACAACAATATAGACTTCATGATAGCGGCAGCAGGTGTATTGTTAGTTATGGAAGCTTCCCGTAGGGTTGTTGGTCTACCAATTGTAGTAGTGGCAAGTGCAATGCTAGTCTATGCTTATTTGGGGCCTTACCTACCAGAGTTTTTCCAGCATCGTGGTTACAGTGTACAGAGGATTATTTCTCACTCGTTTTTGAGTATGGAAGGTATCTTTGGAATTCCTATTTCTATTTCAGCTACCTTTATCTATTTATATATTTTATTTGGAGTTATACTGCAGCGCACAGGATTAGAGAAGTTTTTCAGCCAGCTAGCGATGTCAATGGCAGGCTGGATGACAGGCGGACCAGCGAAGGTTGGTGTTTTGACAAGTGTGTTTTCGGGAACGATTACGGGAAGCTCAGTTGCTAACACCGTAGGAAATGGCGCATTTACAATTCCAATGATGAAGCGGGCAGGTTATCGTGGTGAATATGCAGCTGCGGTAGAGGCTGCCTCATCTACGGGTGGACAGATTATGCCACCAATTATGGGATCGGCCGCATTCTTAATGATAGAATTTACGGGTCTACCATACAGCGAAATATTAAAGGCAGCTTTAATTCCAGCGCTACTCTTTTTTACGGCGCAATTTATAGCTGTTCATTATGAATCTAAGAAAAACGGTATTATGGGTATTGCCAGAGACCTATTGCCGAAATTCACAACACTCATGATTACCAAAGGTTACATGCTACTTCCGATTGCTGCGATTATCTTTGTATTAAGTTCGGGACAGTCACCTATGAAGGCAGCCTTATACGGAATTTACACGGCAATTGGTATGAACATAGTAGTGATGATTCTAGCCTTTATCTTAAACAAAAAACAGGAGCTTGATGAAAAGCTGACAGGCGCTATCGTCATTCGCATATTGATTGATTCAGCTCGAACTGCATTGCCTGTTATAGCGGCGTGTGCTGCTGCAGGTATTATTGTAGGTGTTATTACACTAACGGGCTTAGGTTTACGTATAGCAGGTGGAATTATAGAATTAGCGAATCATAAGCTATTATTAACGATGGTGTTCACAATGATTGCTAGTATTATCTTAGGGATGGGCTTGCCAACTACTGCTAACTATGTAATTGTTGCAACTATGGCGGCTCCAGCGTTACTAGCATTTGATAGCGTACCAGTAATTGCTGCTCACTTATTCGTATTCTACTTCGGAATCGTAGCGGATATAACACCGCCAGTAGCCTTGGCGGCCTATGCGGGCTCAGGGATTGCAGGTAGTAATCCGTTTAAGACTAGTATGTATGCAGTGAAAATAGCTATAGGTGCCTTTATCATACCGTATATGTTCGTACTATCACCGATGCTATTAATGCAAGATGTAACGGCAATAGGTTTGATAACAGCCGTCGGTACGGCGATAATCGGTATGTTCTGCATTAGCACTTCGTTGACAGGTTATATTGATAAGTATCTGACGGTCTTTGAACGTATTATTCTTGCGGTAGCAGGATTAGGGTTATTATATGCACACTTAATTACAGACCTATTTGGATTATTAGTATTCCTAGGGGTTATTACGTACCAAAAATTAAGTGTTCGTAAAGCTAAGAAGCTAGAAGCTAACATGAAAGCTGAAAGCATGTAA
- a CDS encoding DUF1850 domain-containing protein: MLLFFLLYSLIASFDKSDIEQALEDEKSNMIESLQLYIVDGRTKDLLYNRNIEVEETFTLEYIHSVTNRRVFEEYRVYNEQQIEIYEMRFDEFGANLPVGPEQVDGFWTEFIVSDEYYIVRYQNRLFDRIPLQVGIVVADHTIVFADGERLRLRDIITDRSFIEILVILPNEETA; this comes from the coding sequence TTGTTACTATTTTTTTTGCTGTATAGCTTAATTGCATCATTTGATAAAAGTGACATAGAGCAGGCACTGGAAGATGAAAAGAGCAATATGATAGAGAGTTTACAGTTGTATATCGTTGATGGACGCACTAAAGATTTATTATATAATCGGAATATAGAAGTAGAAGAAACCTTTACCTTAGAATATATACACTCCGTTACGAATAGACGGGTGTTTGAAGAATATAGAGTTTATAATGAACAACAAATTGAAATCTATGAGATGAGATTTGATGAATTTGGAGCTAATCTACCAGTAGGTCCAGAACAGGTAGATGGATTTTGGACAGAATTCATAGTTTCCGATGAGTACTACATTGTTAGATATCAGAATCGACTATTTGATAGAATTCCACTTCAAGTAGGAATTGTCGTAGCTGACCATACCATAGTTTTTGCAGATGGTGAACGACTGCGTCTACGCGACATTATTACTGACAGGAGCTTTATAGAAATTTTAGTTATATTACCAAATGAAGAAACCGCATAA
- a CDS encoding TAXI family TRAP transporter solute-binding subunit, whose product MNKKLMIFLTVVLAFSLVVVGCGGGGDTTAEPSDPGDTQQPADPAPAPSAPSPGDLNLLMATGGTGGTYYPLGGSMANVWNRNIDGMNVTVQATGASVENLRLLASGEAELIMSMNGPATAAFEGTGAFEGNALDFRAAGVIYPEVMQVIAPVGTGIKSIEDLVGKRVSIGPPGSGTATSAEAILEAFGIDPDNDIRKFQDNFTDAARKLKDGELDAAFAVLAVPAANVIDITTATDVNVVNIQGEGLDRLLEMDPTFSPFEIPANTYDGQTETGYTVSQWAVLYVPTDMDEQVVYDLTRVMYERQPEIATGHARGDQISLDNAMLGIDPVPFHPGALRYFQEVGLAN is encoded by the coding sequence GTGAACAAGAAACTGATGATTTTCTTAACAGTTGTACTTGCCTTCTCGCTTGTAGTAGTGGGTTGTGGAGGTGGTGGCGACACTACGGCGGAGCCATCAGATCCAGGTGATACGCAACAGCCTGCTGATCCAGCACCTGCTCCAAGCGCACCATCACCAGGGGATCTTAACTTACTGATGGCAACTGGTGGAACTGGTGGGACTTACTATCCGCTAGGTGGTTCGATGGCTAATGTTTGGAACAGGAACATCGACGGTATGAACGTAACAGTTCAAGCAACAGGTGCGTCTGTAGAGAATTTACGCTTATTAGCAAGTGGTGAGGCAGAGCTTATCATGTCTATGAATGGACCTGCAACTGCTGCTTTTGAAGGAACAGGAGCTTTTGAAGGTAATGCTTTAGACTTTAGAGCGGCTGGCGTTATTTATCCAGAAGTTATGCAAGTAATAGCTCCAGTAGGTACAGGTATTAAGAGTATTGAAGATTTAGTAGGAAAACGCGTTTCTATTGGACCTCCTGGAAGTGGTACTGCAACTTCGGCAGAAGCAATATTAGAAGCATTCGGTATAGATCCTGATAATGACATTCGTAAGTTCCAGGATAACTTTACAGATGCAGCACGTAAGCTAAAAGATGGTGAGTTGGATGCAGCGTTTGCAGTACTTGCAGTTCCTGCAGCTAACGTAATTGACATCACAACTGCTACTGATGTTAATGTTGTCAACATTCAAGGTGAAGGCTTAGACAGATTATTAGAAATGGACCCAACCTTCTCGCCGTTTGAAATTCCAGCAAACACATATGACGGCCAAACAGAAACTGGATATACCGTTTCTCAATGGGCTGTATTATATGTACCAACTGATATGGATGAGCAGGTAGTATATGACTTAACTCGTGTTATGTATGAGCGTCAGCCAGAGATTGCAACTGGTCATGCTCGTGGTGATCAGATTTCATTGGATAACGCAATGCTAGGAATAGACCCAGTTCCATTCCACCCAGGGGCGTTAAGATACTTCCAAGAAGTAGGATTGGCTAACTAA
- the cspD gene encoding cold-shock protein CspD, with amino-acid sequence MQTGKVKWFNAEKGFGFIEVEGGNDVFVHFSAITGDGFKTLDEGQEVEFEVVEGQRGPQAANVVKL; translated from the coding sequence ATGCAAACAGGAAAAGTAAAATGGTTTAACGCAGAAAAAGGTTTTGGTTTCATTGAAGTTGAAGGTGGAAATGATGTATTCGTACACTTCTCAGCTATCACTGGCGACGGTTTCAAAACATTAGACGAAGGCCAAGAGGTTGAGTTTGAAGTAGTAGAAGGACAACGTGGACCTCAAGCTGCTAACGTTGTGAAACTATAA
- a CDS encoding ABC-F family ATP-binding cassette domain-containing protein, protein MISTTGISLQYGGRKLFEDVTIQFTEGNCYGLIGANGAGKSTFLKILAGDIEPNKGYVSIPPNARLAVLKQDHYQFEEEQVLRAVIMGHKKLIEIMEEKDAIYMKADFSDEDGIRAAELEGEFAELNGWEAESEAAILLSGLGISEDLHEKKLKDLSGAEKVKVLLAQALFGRPDILLLDEPTNHLDLKAIEWLENFLLNFESTVIVVSHDRHFLNKVCTHIADVDFGKIQLYVGNYDFWYESSQLALKMAREQNKKQEEKIKELQAFIARFSSNASKAKQATSRKKLLDKITLEDIKPSTRKYPYIDFKSDREAGNDLLRVDNISKTIDGEKVLDNVTFIVSRGDKIVFTGPDEIAKTTLFKILMGEIEPDSGSFTWGITTSQAYFPKDNSKYFEGVDLNLVDWLRQYSKDQTESFIRGFLGRMLFSGEEALKKASVLSGGEKVRCMLSRMMISGANVLLLDEPTNHLDLESITALNTGLTRFNGTVLFTSHDRQFIETIANRIIEITPNGIIDKQCSYEEFLENYELQKQLETMYS, encoded by the coding sequence ATGATCAGTACTACAGGTATCAGTTTGCAATATGGGGGACGCAAGCTATTTGAAGATGTTACTATTCAGTTTACAGAAGGAAACTGCTACGGGCTAATTGGGGCTAACGGAGCAGGGAAATCAACATTCTTAAAAATATTAGCAGGCGATATAGAGCCTAATAAAGGCTATGTATCTATACCTCCCAATGCTAGGCTAGCAGTATTAAAGCAGGATCACTATCAATTTGAAGAAGAGCAAGTGCTGCGCGCAGTTATCATGGGTCATAAAAAGCTTATAGAAATTATGGAAGAGAAGGACGCTATATATATGAAAGCTGATTTTTCTGACGAGGATGGGATTCGCGCAGCTGAGCTAGAGGGTGAATTTGCCGAGCTTAACGGCTGGGAAGCTGAGTCAGAGGCGGCGATTCTTTTATCGGGCTTAGGTATTTCCGAGGATTTACATGAAAAGAAGCTAAAGGATTTAAGCGGTGCGGAAAAAGTAAAGGTTTTACTGGCGCAGGCGCTATTTGGGCGTCCAGATATTTTACTACTGGACGAGCCGACTAACCATTTGGACTTGAAGGCAATTGAATGGCTAGAGAACTTCTTGCTTAACTTTGAAAGTACTGTAATCGTTGTGTCCCATGACCGTCATTTTCTGAATAAGGTTTGTACACACATTGCAGATGTTGATTTTGGTAAAATTCAGCTTTACGTTGGTAACTACGATTTTTGGTATGAGTCGAGTCAACTAGCATTAAAGATGGCTAGGGAGCAGAATAAAAAGCAGGAAGAAAAGATTAAAGAGCTACAGGCCTTTATTGCCCGCTTTAGCTCGAACGCATCTAAGGCTAAGCAAGCAACCTCGAGGAAAAAATTATTAGATAAAATTACACTTGAGGATATTAAACCATCGACAAGGAAGTACCCATATATTGATTTCAAGTCTGACCGTGAAGCTGGTAACGATTTGCTTCGCGTTGATAACATTAGTAAGACAATCGACGGTGAGAAGGTATTAGATAATGTAACCTTCATTGTAAGTCGTGGAGATAAGATTGTTTTTACAGGTCCAGATGAAATTGCGAAAACAACTTTGTTTAAAATCTTAATGGGTGAAATAGAGCCAGATAGCGGCTCCTTTACCTGGGGAATTACAACATCGCAAGCTTATTTTCCGAAGGATAATTCTAAATACTTCGAAGGTGTAGATTTGAATCTAGTAGACTGGCTACGCCAATACTCTAAAGATCAGACGGAGAGCTTTATCCGTGGTTTCTTAGGACGCATGCTCTTTTCTGGTGAAGAAGCACTTAAGAAGGCCAGTGTCCTGTCTGGTGGCGAGAAGGTCCGCTGTATGCTGTCACGAATGATGATAAGCGGTGCTAATGTGCTATTGCTGGATGAGCCGACAAACCATCTTGACCTAGAATCTATTACGGCGTTAAATACTGGCTTAACAAGATTTAATGGGACAGTCCTTTTCACATCCCATGACCGTCAGTTTATTGAGACTATTGCCAACCGAATTATAGAGATTACTCCTAATGGGATAATTGACAAGCAATGTAGCTATGAAGAATTCCTAGAGAATTATGAATTACAAAAACAGCTAGAGACAATGTATTCATAA
- a CDS encoding nucleotidyltransferase family protein — protein sequence MNTDKKLNGSADSTNVEGVVLAAGYSKRAGVYKMELDFDGRKMIELSIRAFYDLCSRVIVVGGYQIERIEEAIKQYPKVEVIYNEYYDQGMFSSVQKGLAATNADKVFFTPGDYPLINQEICKSLLAASGEIIIPVWKGKKGHPILLERKIINEILNEPDSYNLKAYIRRKVANYVEVSSPGILYDVDTLDDYHNVLTHYRSLFQKKK from the coding sequence ATGAATACAGATAAGAAACTTAATGGTAGTGCTGATTCCACTAACGTAGAAGGTGTTGTATTAGCAGCAGGCTATTCTAAGCGCGCTGGTGTATATAAAATGGAATTAGATTTCGACGGACGCAAAATGATCGAGCTGAGTATTAGGGCATTTTATGATTTGTGTTCGAGGGTCATTGTAGTTGGTGGATATCAAATTGAGCGCATAGAAGAGGCGATTAAGCAGTACCCTAAGGTCGAAGTTATTTATAATGAGTATTATGACCAAGGTATGTTTAGTTCTGTGCAGAAGGGGCTTGCAGCTACTAATGCGGATAAGGTTTTTTTCACTCCTGGGGATTATCCATTAATCAATCAGGAGATTTGCAAGTCTTTATTAGCGGCTAGTGGTGAAATAATTATTCCTGTGTGGAAAGGCAAAAAAGGTCATCCAATACTGCTAGAACGAAAGATTATAAATGAAATACTGAATGAACCAGACAGCTATAATCTGAAGGCTTACATCCGTAGAAAGGTTGCAAATTATGTTGAAGTAAGTAGTCCAGGTATATTATATGATGTTGATACATTGGATGACTATCATAATGTCCTAACACATTACCGGAGCTTGTTTCAGAAAAAGAAATAG
- a CDS encoding MFS transporter yields MSYTAGHKLNFSLFLIATFCTMINFSASVIILPLYVLELGGTEFLSGLQSTIYFLAAVLFRLYLGPLADTHGRKLPLIIGVFAFAAAPLFFLYSYDFYTLTAARVFQAIGLAAFFSAGSSYTADIAPKNRIGTYMGFYRSAHAMSLLVGPAKAYYIINHWGYDVWFLISMLIGVIGLIFISLIRSTRLPSTNAQETNDFSAYENNTSSLSLMKEVVNNSKVFPVYLGIAISAAGYGSLVTFAVIYITQVSDIVNPGIYFTYFAIASLFANLTVGRISDYIGRSLVAWLCVFSFGISMFMLYLLPYHQLFMLLSSTLAGVGFSGGLLVLIAWLIDTVANNLRATALSIQESTIDMSIALGAFVFGGIATLYSLSISLVVFSLLLIIIPIFMLSGQRLTTN; encoded by the coding sequence TTGAGCTATACTGCGGGTCATAAATTGAATTTTAGTTTGTTTTTGATTGCTACTTTCTGTACGATGATAAACTTTTCTGCCTCGGTAATAATCTTGCCCTTATATGTGCTTGAACTTGGTGGAACAGAATTTCTTTCTGGTCTGCAGTCAACTATATATTTTCTAGCTGCAGTATTATTTCGCCTATACCTTGGCCCGCTAGCAGATACTCACGGGAGGAAGCTCCCTCTTATAATAGGTGTCTTTGCCTTTGCCGCTGCGCCCCTGTTTTTCTTGTATAGCTATGATTTCTATACTTTAACCGCTGCTAGGGTATTCCAGGCTATTGGACTCGCTGCCTTTTTCTCTGCAGGAAGCTCCTACACAGCAGATATTGCACCTAAAAACAGAATTGGCACGTACATGGGTTTTTATCGTTCAGCTCATGCAATGAGCTTATTAGTCGGCCCTGCTAAAGCATATTACATAATAAATCATTGGGGCTACGATGTGTGGTTCTTAATTAGCATGCTTATTGGTGTCATTGGTCTTATTTTTATTAGTTTAATTAGATCCACTAGATTACCTTCAACTAATGCGCAAGAAACTAATGATTTTTCTGCATACGAAAATAACACTAGCTCACTAAGTCTGATGAAGGAAGTTGTTAATAATTCTAAGGTATTCCCTGTTTATTTAGGAATCGCCATTTCTGCAGCTGGCTATGGCTCACTTGTCACTTTTGCCGTAATTTATATAACGCAGGTTTCTGACATCGTCAACCCTGGAATTTATTTTACGTATTTTGCTATTGCTAGTTTATTCGCTAATTTAACTGTAGGTAGAATTTCTGATTATATTGGCCGCTCCTTAGTAGCATGGCTCTGTGTATTTAGCTTTGGCATATCAATGTTTATGCTGTATTTGCTGCCTTATCATCAGCTATTCATGTTACTTAGTAGTACTCTGGCTGGAGTTGGCTTTTCAGGGGGATTACTTGTATTGATAGCCTGGCTGATAGATACTGTTGCTAATAACCTTAGGGCTACTGCCTTGTCTATCCAGGAAAGTACAATCGACATGTCAATCGCCCTAGGTGCCTTCGTATTTGGAGGAATTGCCACCCTCTACAGTTTATCTATATCACTGGTTGTATTCTCTTTGCTATTGATTATTATTCCGATTTTTATGTTATCAGGACAGCGGTTAACGACCAATTAG